A region of the Campylobacter sp. MIT 99-7217 genome:
ATGGTGGGCCTAACAAGACTTGAACTTGTGACCTCACCCTTATCAGGGGTGCACTCTAACCAGCTGAGCTATAGGCCCTTTATGGTGGAGAATAGCGGGATCGAACCGCTGACCTCCTGCGTGCAAAGCAGGCGCTCTCCCAGCTGAGCTAATTCCCCAAACTATCCTTACTTCGCAGATTAACAAAGCTAATCTTTAACGACAAGGAGCTAGCTCCCTTGACCCACCTAAAGCTACAAAGATTTATTTCAAACTTTGTTTGTCATAAATCATAAATTTAGGTTTTTGCCTAGGCAGTTAAGGAACTAGACAATTATTATTTTTTGTCAATCTTTAAAATCTAAACAAGGATTGATTGAGTTTGCTACAATGTTTCATTGTATTTGAGTGATAGTTGTGAGACTTATCACTTTGTACTCTAGAAAGGAGGTGATCCAACCGCAGGTTCTCCTACGGTTACCTTGTTACGACTTCACCCCAGTCGCTGATTCCACTGTGGGGGATAGCTAGTTTAGCATTTCCACTTCGAGTGAAATCAACTCCCATGGTGTGACGGGCGGTGAGTACAAGACCCGGGAACGTATTCACCGTGACATGGCTGATTCACGATTACTAGCGATTCCGGCTTCATGCTCTCGAGTTGCAGAGAACAATCCGAACTGGGACATATTTTATAGATTTGCTCCACCTCGCGGTATTGCGTCTCATTGTATATGCCATTGTAGCACGTGTGTCGCCCTGGGCATAAGGGCCATGATGACTTGACATCGTCCCCACCTTCCTCCTCCTTACGAAGGCAGTCTATTTAGAGTGCTCAGCCTAACTGTTAGCAACTAAATACGAGGGTTGCGCTCGTTGCGGGACTTAACCCAACATCTCACGACACGAGCTGACGACAGCCGTGCAGCACCTGTCTCTAAGTTCTAGCAAGCTAGCACACTCTTATCTCTAAGAGCTTCTTAGGATATCAAGCCCAGGTAAGGTTCTTCGCGTATCTTCGAATTAAACCACATGCTCCACCGCTTGTGCGGGTCCCCGTCTATTCCTTTGAGTTTTAATCTTGCGACCGTACTCCCCAGGCGGTATGCTTAATGCGTTAGCTGCATTACTGAGCTGACTAGCAGCCCAACAACTAGCATACATCGTTTAGGGCGTGGACTACCAGGGTATCTAATCCTGTTTGCTCCCCACGCTTTCGCGCCTTAGCGTCAGTTAAGTTCCAGCAGATCGCCTTCGCAATGGGTATTCTTGGTGATATCTACGGATTTTACCCCTACACCACCAATTCCATCTGCCTCTCCCCCACTCTAGATTATCAGTTTCCCAAGCAGTTTAATGGTTAAGCCATTAGATTTCACAAGAGACTTGATAATCCGCCTACGCGCCCTTTACGCCCAGTGATTCCGAGTAACGCTTGCACCCTCCGTATTACCGCGGCTGCTGGCACGGAGTTAGCCGGTGCTTATTCCTTTGGTACCGTCAAAATTCTTCCCAAAGAAAAGGAGTTTACGCTCCGAAAAGTGTCATCCTCCACGCGGCGTTGCTGCGTCAGGGTTTCCCCCATTGCGCAATATTCCCTACTGCTGCCTCCCGTAGGAGTTTGGACCGTGTCTCAGTTCCAATGTGACTGATCATCCTCTCAGACCAGTTAAGCGTCATAGCCTTGGTAGGCTCTTACCCCACCAACTAGCTGATACTATATAGTCTCATCTCTTGCCGAAAAACTTTCCCTACTTAACTTGTGTTAAGCAGGAGTATGGGGTATTAGCACTCATTTCTAAGTGTTGTCCCCCTGCAAGAGGCAGATTAACTATACCTTACTCACCCGTGCGCCACTAATCCACTTATAGCAAGCTAGAAGCTTCATCGTTCGACTTGCATGTATTAGGCACGCCGCCAGCGTTCACTCTGAGCCAGGATCAAACTCTCCATAAAAAATACTAAAACAAATTAATTTTATTTTAGTGTATTTGAATGACAAATAATTGAAAAATACTTCAATAATAAATCAATTCAAGTTTGGATTGTTTAATCTTTTTCTTCAAAGAAAAAGTTTTTAAATTTAAAGAGCTTTTAGTTTTAAAAGCAAATTAAATCTGGCTCAATCGATCACTTATTTAGATTTCAAAGATTGACTAATAAGATTTGAAAAACAATACTAATTTAAAGAACAAATTTTGCTTTTAGCTTTTAATATAAAAATACTAAACACTGCCTTTTAAGCCGTGTTAGAGTTTAACAAAAAACAATAAAAGCTTGATTGAAAATTTATAAGCTAAAAAAGATTTCTTAGTTATAAAACTCAAAAATCCCTAGGTAAATGTTTAGAAAAACAAAAAGGGAAATGAAATTATATACAAATAAGCTTAAAGTTTGATAAAATGAAAAATTTGTATATTTGTGAAACTTTTGGTAACCCAAAAATAAAGAAAAATCGTTTTATTTGAAAAATATTTGGTTTTATTGACTGATTATGCCATAATGAAACAATAAAAAAATTTTTAAGGAGAAGTAAATGAAAAAAATATTTTTCATCTTTATGGCTTTCGTGGGAGTTTTATTTGCTGCAGTAAATATCAACACAGCTGATGTAGATACCTTAAAGTCGCTTAAGGGCATAGGAGAAGCAAAGGCTAAAGCTATAATCGAGTATAGACAAGATCAAAACTTTACAAAGATAGAAGATCTCAAAAAGGTTAAAGGTATAGGCGATAAGCTTTTTGAAGGCATCAAAGATCAAATCACGGTCGAATAAGAAGGAACTTAATATATCTTAAGTTTGAAATGTATTTTGATATCTAGATCTTTCGTTGATATTCAATGAAAGATCTTCTTTAGTGTTCCATCTTGTCCTTTGCTTTGATACCCATAATGCCTAGAGCTGTTCTTATGCTCAAAGCAACTACGGCAAAAAGTTTAAGCAAACTTTGTTCATTTTGACTTCCAATGACCTTGTTTTCGTTATAAAATTTATGAAAACTTGCCGCCAAAGCCTTTAAATAATCAGGAATTTTTTGTAAAGACTGCGTTTGAAAAGCATCATTTAAAATAGCATTTAAATTTAAACTTTCAAAGAGTAAATTTAAGGCTTCTTCGCTTAAATTTGAAAAATCAGCCTCCAAAATATCTTCCACACTTTTTTTAGACTTTGCAAAGACTTGATTTATCCTGGCATGAGCGTAATTTATATAAAAAACGGGATTTGAGCTATCTTCTTTTTTAAGCTCACTAACATCAAATTCTAAGTGTGTATCGCATTTTTTACTCAAAAAGATAAATCTCAAAGCATCGCTACCAATTTCATCTAAAACTTCTTGCATAAGTATGAAATTTCCGGCTCTTTTACTCATCTTATAAGGCTCGCCGTCCTTAAGTAAGGATACCATTTGTGCCAAAATGATTTTTAATTTAGTGCTATCAAAGCCCAAAAACTCCATAGCAGCTTTCATTCTAGGAATATAGCCATGATGATCAGCACCCCAGATATTGATACATTCATCATAGCCTCTACTCATTTTATCGCGGTGATAAACAATGTCCGCTGCAAGATAAGTGCCGCTTTTATCTTCTCTAAGGATCACACGATCCTTTTCATCGCCCTTAGTGCTTGAGGCAAGCCAAATTTTGCCTTCTTTTTCATAAATTCCATGATGATTTTTCAAATCCTGCAAGGTTGCTTCAAGATCCTTATAATAGCTTTTCTCACTTACGAAGCTGTCAATTTTTATGCCTGTTTCTTCAAGCGTTTTTTTGATCAAAATGAGCATTTTATCCTTAGCCCAAGTGGCTAAATTTTCTATATTTTCTTCGGTAAAAAAGCTCTTATCAAAATTTTCAAAGGCTTCTTTAGCTAAATCCACTATATAAGCACCTCTATAATACTCTTCAGGGTAATCAACCTCTTGAACTAGACAATGCTCTTTTACGGCAAGCAAAACAGAAAGTCCTAAAAGATAAATTTGATTTCCGGCATCATTTACATAATACTCGGTATCAAATTTATATCCTAAATATTTTGCAAGTCTTGAAAGAGTATCGCCAAAAATAGCCCCTCTTGCATGACCTATATGCAAAGGACCTGTGGGATTTGCACTTACAAATTCAAGCAAAAAACTTTTATCTTTTTTTTCACCTTTGCAAAAGCTGGAAGGATCTTTTAAAGCCTCAGTGGCGACGGAATTTAAAAAAGCTCTTGAAAGCTTAAAATTTAAATACCCATTTACAGCCTCAACACTTTCAAAATAAAAACTCTTATCAAATTTTAAAGCAAGCTCCTCAGCAATAAGCTTGGGATTTTTCTTTAGCTCTTTGGCTAAAGAAAAAGCAAGCGGAGTTGCAAAATGTGCTAAATTCTTATCCTTAGGACTTTCTAGAATAAAGTCTTGAACTAAAACCTTCTTTATCGCTTCATAAACAACATTTTTCAAAAATAAGCCTCAAGCCTTTTTTTCTTCTTTTAAATTTTCATCGCTAGCATTTGTTGTTTTTATGTCAGCCTTTTCTTCGATTTTTTCGACAACCTTTTCATCTGTATCATTATTCATTTCATTTTTAAAGCTCTTAATTCCCTTACCTAGACCCTTGGCAAGTTCTGGGATTTTTTTTGCTCCAAAAAGCAAAACAACTATGAGTAAGATAATCAGCCACTGAGTTCCTGTTGGCATATGCATGATTTTATTCTCCTTTATTCCATTGAAGTTGAAATTGTGTTAAATTTTGTGTTTTTGTTTTTAGTTTTTGTGCTTGAAAAATAGCCCTAAGTTCATTATAAGCCTTATCTAAATCCTCATTGATGATCAAAAAATCATACTCGCAAAGTTCTTTGATCTCATCTTCGGCATTTATGAGCCTTTTTTCAACCACCTCTATTGTATCAGTATTTCGCTTAAGAAGTCTTTTTTTTAACTCTTTTTTATCCCTTGTTGTTACAAAAACTGAGGTAATAATTTCATTTAATATATCTTTAGCTATATAAAATCCTTGCACATCAATATCCAAAATAACAATTTTACCTTGCTCTAAAGCTTCAAAAGTATGCTTTAAAGAAGTTCCATAATAATTATCATGTACCCTTGCAAATTCTAAAAATGTTCCCTCTTGAATACCTTTTTCAAATTCTTCTTTGGAGATAAAAAAGTAATTTACCCCATCTTTTTCTCCATCTCTTGGCTTTCTTGTCGTACTTGAGATTGAAAAATACAACTCATCTTTGTATTCTTCTATTAATCTCTTAAGCAAAGTGGATTTACCCGCTCCACTTGGTCCTGAAATGAGTAAAACAAAGCCTTTCAATGCTTATCCTCATCAAAATTTATATTTATGTTAATATTCATATTCATGCCCTTTAATGCAGCTCTTAGGGTTTCATCATTGATACTTGAAGTAATAGCACTAGTTATACTCTTGCTTAGTTCACTCATAAGTTCATCATCTTTTGAATGCTCTTCAGGTTTTTGCTCTAAATCAAGTTCTGTTGGTTCATCTGTGCTTATTCTTTCAAATTTTAACTCATCTTCTTCTGGCAAATCCTCAACGCTTTCTCCTAGGGCAATCTTAATCTCTCTTTGTGTAACATTTTTTAAATCTTCATCTAAATCCTGAGAGCTTAAATCTAAATTTTCATGAGTGTCCTCGTGCATTGTGATAGTATTTTGATCTATGCTTACATCAGTTTCTTGCTTATCCATATCCTGAATTTGTGATAATTCAGCCTTGATTTGATCTTGAGTGCTTAGCTGCGAGATATCTTCTTGCTCAACTACACTTGGCACGAAATCTTCTTGCATTTGTGGCTCAAGCTCTTCATTTGACTGCCCTAAGAAAGAAGCATCTTGAGGCAAATCATCAAAACTCATATGCTCTTCTTTCTCCTCTATGCTAAAAGGAGCTTCTTGTTCATCTTCTTTTATTTCTTGTTTAGAAGCTTCATTTTCATCGCTTGTCTCATCAACTAAATCAATTTGCTCAGGTTCAGCCAAATCATCAAGAGAAATTTCTTCACTTTCTTTTGAATTTTCTGTATCGCTTTTTATATCCTCTTCACTTTTTATATCTACTTCTTCATTTGTATCTTCTATCTGTGGCAAAAACTCTTCTTGTAAATATTCGCTCTTTTCGTCATCATCTTTTAACTCGATCACATCTTCTTCTTTTGCCAAGTCTTGTATAGTAGTTTCTTCACTCGTTTGTAAAGGCATATCCTCGCTTTGTACTAGGCTATCTTGCTTTGTCTGCAAAGCCAAATCCTCATCTTTGAACGCGTCTTGATCCTCTGCAGCCAAAGGTTCGAGTTCTTCTTTTTCTTGCACTTCTTCTACTTTTTGCACCTCATCATTCATATCATTAGATTTGTCTGTATCTTTTAACTCGGCTTCATCTACGCTTGCAACAGGATCAGATGAAATAAGTTCATCTTGTATCAAGCTCTCATCTTGGGCATTCTCATTAATAAGCTCTTCATCTTTCTCGAGACTTGCTTCTTGTTGTGTTTCTAAAATTTGATCACTTGCAGGCTCTTGACTATCCTCTTGTGAAGACAGCTCATCTTCTTTTATTTCTTGTTTAGAAGCTTCATTTTCATCGCTTGTCTCATCAACTAA
Encoded here:
- the gmk gene encoding guanylate kinase — its product is MKGFVLLISGPSGAGKSTLLKRLIEEYKDELYFSISSTTRKPRDGEKDGVNYFFISKEEFEKGIQEGTFLEFARVHDNYYGTSLKHTFEALEQGKIVILDIDVQGFYIAKDILNEIITSVFVTTRDKKELKKRLLKRNTDTIEVVEKRLINAEDEIKELCEYDFLIINEDLDKAYNELRAIFQAQKLKTKTQNLTQFQLQWNKGE
- the argS gene encoding arginine--tRNA ligase, with protein sequence MKNVVYEAIKKVLVQDFILESPKDKNLAHFATPLAFSLAKELKKNPKLIAEELALKFDKSFYFESVEAVNGYLNFKLSRAFLNSVATEALKDPSSFCKGEKKDKSFLLEFVSANPTGPLHIGHARGAIFGDTLSRLAKYLGYKFDTEYYVNDAGNQIYLLGLSVLLAVKEHCLVQEVDYPEEYYRGAYIVDLAKEAFENFDKSFFTEENIENLATWAKDKMLILIKKTLEETGIKIDSFVSEKSYYKDLEATLQDLKNHHGIYEKEGKIWLASSTKGDEKDRVILREDKSGTYLAADIVYHRDKMSRGYDECINIWGADHHGYIPRMKAAMEFLGFDSTKLKIILAQMVSLLKDGEPYKMSKRAGNFILMQEVLDEIGSDALRFIFLSKKCDTHLEFDVSELKKEDSSNPVFYINYAHARINQVFAKSKKSVEDILEADFSNLSEEALNLLFESLNLNAILNDAFQTQSLQKIPDYLKALAASFHKFYNENKVIGSQNEQSLLKLFAVVALSIRTALGIMGIKAKDKMEH
- a CDS encoding twin-arginine translocase TatA/TatE family subunit, translating into MHMPTGTQWLIILLIVVLLFGAKKIPELAKGLGKGIKSFKNEMNNDTDEKVVEKIEEKADIKTTNASDENLKEEKKA
- a CDS encoding ComEA family DNA-binding protein, translated to MKKIFFIFMAFVGVLFAAVNINTADVDTLKSLKGIGEAKAKAIIEYRQDQNFTKIEDLKKVKGIGDKLFEGIKDQITVE